The genomic segment CTGGGTCTAGTGTACGATGAGATGCGGGGAAACCTGGCCATAGGTTATTGTGTCCGGGGTTGATCTACATGAGTCTCTTTGATGGATGTAACCTCACCGTCGCTTCatgacgaggaggttgtACGAGCTGGTCCAAACTGGTCGAACGCAACTGGGAAAAAGCAGAGATCAATGTGATCGGTCTCTCTAGAACGTACATAAAGTGACAATAACCCTCTCGGGCTCCATGTTCAACGTTATTGTAGTCGAGAAGTGAGACTCATCAGGCTTGTTGGACACTTGTGTTTATGCCGGCTCGTATCTATAACCATCAACTTCACTCTCGCTCACCACGAATGCCAACATGTGGTTCAACACGGGAACACTCAAAGGGCTGGCGATCCTCGCCTTCACCATGGCCCTCCCACCCTCAACTGACGCTCAAGCCGTTCCGCCAGTCAGCCAGGAAATGGGCGTCTCTGCTTGGCCCTTTGACCTGAGCCAGGTCACGCTGAGCAGCGGGCGCTTCCTCGATAACCAGGCCAGGACGCTGGCCTACCTGAAAtgggtcgacgtcgagagaCTGCTGTACAACTTCCGCAAGAACCACGGCCTGTCCACGAACAACGCCcaggccaacggcggctgGGACGCGCCAGACTTCCCCTTCCGAACTCACTTCCAGGGGCACTTCCTCAACGCGTGGGCGTACTGCTACGCCCAGCTGCGGGACGAGGAGTGCAAGGACAGGGCGGTCTACTTCGCGGCCGAGCTGAAAAAGTGCCAGGAGAACAACGACGGGGCCGGCTTCAACACGGGCTACCTCTCCGGCTTCCCCGAGTCCGagatcgacgccgtcgagaagcGCACGCtcaacaacggcaacgtGCCGTACTACGCCATCCACAAGACCATggccggcctgctcgacgTGTGGCGGCACATCGGCGACACCAACGCCCGCGACGTGCTCCTCGCCATGGCGACGTGGGTGGACCTTCGCACGGAGAAGCTCACGTACGCCCAGATGCAGGCCATGATGAGCACCGAGTTCGGCGGCATGAACGAGGTCATGGCCGACATCTTCCACCAGACGGGCGACGGGCGCTGGCTCACCGTCGCCCAGCGCTTCgaccacgccgccgtcttcgaccccctcgccgccaaccGCGACGGCCTCAACGGCCTGCACGCCAACACCCAGGTGCCCAAGTGGATCGGCGCCTCGCGCGAGTACAAGGCGACGGGGACGGCTCGGTACCGGGACATCGCCCGGAACGCGTGGAACATGACCGTCGCCGCGCACTCGTacgccatcggcggcaacAGCCAGGCCGAGCACTTCCGGCCGcccggcgccatcgccggcttcctggacgaggacacGTGCGAGGCATGCAACACGTACAACATGCTCAAGCTCACGCGGGAGCTGTGGCTGACGAGCCCgggcacgacgacgacggcgtacTTTGACTTTTACGAGAGGGCCCTCCTCAaccacctcctcggccagcaggaCCCGTCCGACGACCACGGGCACGTCACCTACTTCACGCCCCTGAACCCGGGGGGCCGCCGGGGCGTCGGGCCCGCGTGGGGCGGCGGCACGTGGAGTACGGACTACGACTCGTTCTGGTGCTGCCAGGGGACGGGGCTCGAGACCAACACGAAGCTGATGGACTCCATCTACTTCTACGACGCCTCGGCTCTCTACGTCAACCTCTTCATCCCGTCGGTTCTGGAGTGGACGCAGCGCGATGTCACCGTGACGCAGACGACGGAGTTCCCACGGGATGACACCACCACGctcaaggtcgtcggcgccggcacgtGGTCGATGCGTGTCCGCATTCCATCGTGGGCGTCCGGGGGGGCCCAGGTGACGGTCAACGGACAGGCGGTCAACGCGACGGCCGGCACGTACGTGTCCATCAACCGTACCTGGGTCCCGGGCGACACGGTCGTCGTCAAGCTGCCGATGAAGCTGCATGTCATACCGGCCAACGACGACCCCACCGTCGCGGCGTTGGCGTTTGGCCCCGTCATCCTAAGCGGGAACTACGGCAGCGAGACGCTTTCGACCACGCCCGCGCTGAACTTGACCACGGTGAGGAGGACGGGGACATCTGGGCTGGAGTTtacggcgacggcgggcggcAAGACGGTGGACCTCGGCCCGTTCTACGAGGCGCATGGGTTCAATTATAACGTGTACTGGTCTATCGGCGGGAAGCTGCCAGCGTGAGAACGGGACAGACTGGATGTTGAGTAGGCTGTGATGTGAAACTTGATCTGGGGAAACGTTCATTTTCACGACGTATTTTTTAAATAAATCGTTCTTCTAAAGAGCTACACTGTGAGTACCTTGCTGGGAATATTAGCCCGGTTCTTCGGCCTCCGACCACGGCCACGGCTAAGTCTGCAAGTCCTGCCCGTCCCGGGCCGCCTTCACCCTCACGCACAGCGCGTTGACCCGCAGATACCGCTCGAACGCGTCCCCGCCGATGACGAACGGGTGCTCGGGGTCGTCCGCCCGGCGGtgctcgaggaggtcgaagTGGTACAGCGCGCGGTCCTGGGTCTGGTGGTTCGCGATGAGCGTGTCCACTCCGGCCTCGACCCGCAGGTCGGCGAAGCGGTTCAGAGAGGCGATCTGCtggtccttggcggcggcggcggaggggatGCCCACGCCGCCATAGAAGCCGGCCGTGTGCGCGCGGCCGCGGTCGTAGATggggaagatggaggacAGCGTCCCCGGCGTGTGGCCGGGCGTCACGTAGAACGTGAAGGTCACGTTGCCGCCGAACGTGAGCTTGTCTCCCTCGGCGATGGTCTGATCCCTGATGGGGCCgtccgcctccgtctccagggcgtcccaggcggctgctgcggcgtACGTGGCGGGGCGGAAGGTGTCCTGAATCCAGCGGGCGCCGCCGTAGTGGTCAAAGTGCTCGTGGGTGATGACGAGGTGCTTGATATCACTTCCCGTGAACCCGAGGGTCTCCAGGTTGGGGATGAGGATgtgctcggcctcggcggcgttgttgagggcgtcgaagacgacgagcccgtCGCCCGTATCGTACGCCCACGCCGAGACGGCGCTCTGGCCGATGAAGTAGAAGCGGTCAAAGACCTCGCGCGGggcgacgaagccggcggtctgcgacgccgaggagagTTCCGGGTAGACCTGGCCGAGGATGCAGCGGTGGGCGAAGTAGGCGTATAGgtccgcgccggcgagggcgcgggcctcggccagccaTTTCGTGACGTTGTCTCTCTGTTCGTTGGGGaaggtggtgatgttgaagaAGTCTTGGAACTGGGCGTGGGCGAGACCGGTCCAAGTTGCGAGGAGGCCGCACAGCGTGACGATGTTGGCTTTCATAGCGAATGGCGAgggacgagggagagggtgTTTGGTGAAGTAACTACACTATAGTCCACGCAGGCAGCTTCTACGAGCTCCTCGTGGGTGAATCCGGGGGCCATCGCAGAGCTGTTTTATACACACCATGATTGTTGACCGCCGAATACATGTTCACGGCCAGAGAATTGTTTCATTGTTTACTTGCCGAGAATCCTTAACCGTGCGGGGTCCGGTTGGATCTGCCAAGGCAGACTGGGGTGACGATCGAAAGGTGAGGTTGCATCTGGATCCCAAAGCAGCTGTTGTATAATATTGTCACCGATCCACCGGCGACGGGGGGTTAGTCGGACCCGAGAAGGATTAAAATCCGATGGACcggaaaaggaaaaaggaggcggcgggcggcgaggggcaATGAGGGGGAATCGAGACCGGCATTGCTGAGCGGAAGGATTGTCGAAGGCACCGAGAGTCATGAAGCCGGGTGACGATCTCCGAGGTTGCCGGGTTGTGCGTGCTTTGGTTGTTGTGGTACCGGTGAGAATGGTTCTTGACGGAAGATTGGCTTACAACCATTAATCAGTCACATCTCCTTGTGTTTCCTCTTTTTCGACTCTCTCACCGGGCGTTCGAACAGCGTCAAACACAGTCGGAGTAGTCAATGACACCATTTTCCATCCAAGGCATCTTGTCGAGACTCATTGTTCAAACACACTGGAAAGATAACAAATAATACAGCGTTTAGACTATGTCACATTCTATAACAATTACAACTCGCTTTCCATGGTATCACGATAATTTCCAATCTCCAGGTCCTCTACTCGCAGCACGATGCAACTCCCAGCCTTCTTCACGCGGCCACGATTCCCAACTTGCGAATCATATCCGCATACCAAGCCTGCAAGCAAACGTGTCAGTAACTCTAGCCACAGCCATACCAGGACCCAAAAGGAGGCAAAGACGataaagagagagagagagatgaaaGAAGAATGAAAGGGGGTTAAGCTTACCGactcggcaccggcgccaaTGGCCTTGACGCCCAGCTTCTGCGCGATCCACGGCGCCTCGATCTTGCGCGCGTACaccttggcgtcgtcgtcgccgacgtcggcggcgaggatggtgttCTTGGGCAGCGCCGGGTTCAGCACGGCGGGGCGGCCGAGCCCGATGAGGTCGCAGCCGTTGTTGGCGAGCGCGGCCTCCATGCCCTGGCGGGACCGGAAACCGCCCGTCACCATCAGGGGCACGTCGGGGAAGTCGCGGCGGATGGCGCGGGCGaactcgaggaagaaggcctcgCGGGCCTTGGTGCGGTccgacttcttctcgtcggcgacacCGGTGGCCATCTGTATAGGGGGAGAAACGAGCGTGTGTTAGTCGTGTCATATAAGTGATTTGGTATTGTCAACGACAAcgaaagaaggagaaaaaggtAGGACTCACGACAGGGTCCTCGTATGATCCACCGCTGACCTCCAAAaagtcgacgccggcctcggtgaTCAGCCTCAGCTGCTCGATGCAGgcgtccagctcgtcgcGCGACTGGTGGTCGACCGAGTTGAACTTGATGCCGACGCAGAAGGACgcgggcacggcggcgcggacggcgcggacgatgtcgacgacgatcttGGCGCGGGCCGCGGGCGAGCCGCCGTAGGCGTCGGTGCGCCGGTTGATCTTGTCGGACATGAACTGGGCGAGCAGGTAGCCGTGGGCGGCGTGGATCTCGATGCCGGCGAACCCGGCGTCCGAGGCCAGCTTGGCCGTCTGCGCGAAgcggcggacgacgtcgtcgatctcggcgacggtcATCTCGCGCGGCGTGCCGAAGAGCAGCGAGTTGAGCAGGCGAGGGAtcaggccggcgccgaggtccagcGGCACGGCGCTCGGCGCGATGGTCTTCTCGAAGCGACCGCGCTTGCCGGCGCCCAGGGGCGACTGTCGCCCCGGGTGGTTGACCTGGACGATGGTCGGCGTGCCGTTGCGGTTGCagacggcggcccaggccTTCCAGGCCTCGAGCATGCGCTCGTAGGGGATCTTGTCGTTGTAGGCCGTGTCCTTTGGCTGGCCGAGGTACCTGAGGTCGACCTCCACGTTGCCTGGACACACCGAGGTTAGtaagggggggcggggggggcggttgttgttgctgcaCGGGGAGTCCCGAGCGAGTCTAAGTCGTCGGGACTCTGTGTGGAGTTGTGAGTTGTGAGTTGCTTACCGGTCATGACGAGtccccagccgccgtcggcccATTCGCCGTACGGTGCGTGGATGGCTTTGGAGGGAAGTCCCTCCTTATCCGCCCagttctcggccatggcggctttGGTCAGGCGGTTGGGCAGAGTGAGGCCGCATTTCAGCGTCAACGGTTTCGCgatggccgagttcgacATGATGGTTCTAGCCAATTGGGTTGACTCTTGTCTATTTGAGTGAgggtgttgttgatgttgtcaAGTCACACACAGTAAAGCTAGTTGCGATTCGAAGGCTCTTTGGTACGAGAGAGAAAGTCTTCTTCTATGGGAGCAGAAACGAGAGTTGCCAGTTGAATGTGGCTTTGTGTGAAACCACCTTCATGGCTCTCTTGTGGTCAGTCACTTAAAACAATTTTATCAACTCGGCCCGTTTGAAGAACAGCGGCAATTGCAGGTCCACTCAACCTCCACAATAAGGAGAGAAAATCTGATGAGAAACTAGACTCGTCCAGAAATGATTACAAAGACAAAAAGTCGCCGCCAAACTCGGCGGGGATCCACCAAACCGGGCCAAAATCAccccgggggaggggggggggttgttgtgCGCTTGTGAATCGTCATGCCGAGGCACAACTTTGACGAACAAACCAACAAGCCAACAACCCCTTTCCCGGGGACTTAACCTAGACGCTGTTTGGCCGGATGAATAGTCCCACCGAGCTGCTAGGCTTGCCTCTAAAAGTTCCAATCAGACTGAGCGCTTGAAAGGTTTCCCTGCAATATCCATACTCCGCCGGGATCGGACATTGGACTTTTGTCCTGCCGCCGACCTTGCACACCAACTTTGGCCTACTCTCGATAACGTTAGATCAAACAACTGAAGACTAATTGTTAATGATGAAAAATCCAGACCGCATCGCATCACTTCCGCACTCCGCAAATTCGTCCCCTATCGATAACCAAGGCTGGCTGTATTAACCAGTATGTTTTCCATTTAATCTTGCTCCGCAGTTCGCCTGTCCACAGCAAGCTCGTGACTGTACTGTTTCTGTTTCCCGACGGCCTGAAATGCACTCACTAGAGGCCTTCACCGATTGACAACCGAAcacgagcagcagcagcgcttCACTCTACCACCTGCACTCGCGCGTGGCTGGACAACGGCCTGCAACCAACTCCGACTGAGTAACACAGATATCCAACCAGTTTTTGGGCGGTTTAAGCCCGAGCCATGCAAGTCGGGCTGTAAGTCAGCGCGGGACGAACCGAAGCACCTCCACTTACCGAGCCGATCTTGCCTTCGTCTTGTCGCAAGAAAGGATTCTTAGGCCGGCCGTAATGCAGGGGGGGAGAGCCTTTGCATGCCTAAGCCACTTCGCGGGCCTTGGGCTGGACCAACCTGCTACGGTGGAAACATGCAGACATCGTTGGAGATTTCCCTGGTTTGTGGGGGTGTGGTTCAGGCTGTCGGGATCAACACCTCAAGCAGAGACTCGCCGATTCTTTTGCCAGAAACTTTGCCAGCATATCGAACAATGTGGGAGCATGGAAGCTGAAATACCCAATGCTGGGTTCCAGTGGACAGATGACTATGCCCACTTCGCTCATtctcatcccatcccattcCCCTCACCGCTTACCATGGCCTCGGTTGCAAACTATAGTGCACATCTCGACGCGCCGACGATACGACCTTGCTATTTCAAAAAGCTCGGCTCATGCACACCAAACTTTGCCCAATACTCACATCACAGCGCCATGCTCGGCTTCATTACGGACGTTCCAACAATTATGCTGCCTGCCGCCGACATGATCCCGATGTAGAGACCACCCAGAAAGCATCCCATGAAGCCCACTTTCGAGGGGCGAGAAGCCGTGCTTTGAAATCACCGCCGATAGGTGCGCGTCAGCGTCAACAACCAGGTTCCCCGGATCTCAATCTCGTCTGCGTGCAGCACCTCGCGGCCCCAGATGGTCATGTCCGGGGAAGCTCTGGATCCACGTGATGCCACACCGGGGGACTAGACCGTTCAGGCTCGATTGACCAGGGTTGCGTCCTGACACTGCTTACAGGCATCCCAAGTGCAGACTTGAACTCATTCGGAGATGGTCCTCCGTCTCCCGCACCGGGGCTGGCCCCCTGCTTTATTCCCCCCTTGTCAAGTTGTCAACCCAAAAGCAGGTGGTcacatgcccccccccctgagTTGTATCTGGCCAGCGTGAGTCAGGGGGAACGTGGGCAGGCGCTTCCAGCGCGGCAGTGTCAAAACGACATTTATTCCTCCAGAAAATGGGCAGGGAAAGAGATTCACGAGAATGGAGCCGGTGAAGCACCGAAGAGGGCCGGCCGAAAGGCCCCGATCAGGAAGCCGAGGCTATGGGGAAGCATGGCTGTCCCACCATCACCAGGTCCCGtgaaaaaaaagagagagaaaaaaggtCAACGCGTGGGGGGAAAAGAGCCGGTGATGGGCCGATCGTCAGGCACGCAGAAACAAGCTTAAAAGTGTCGTTCTCGGTCAttgggcgtgggcgtgggcgtgaCCCTACCGCTTCCCCGCGCGACTACGGCTGTCGTCTAGGTTGATGCCTGCAGCTGCATGTGCATATGCCGGATGGTGGTCTTTCGCTCTAGAACGACTATCTTCAGACTCTCTTCAGGGATACCAActggagagaaagggagagaaagagagacggGGAAACTTTGATAAAGTGCCGATGGGATGTGTCCCTGATTCTTTATGCAGACGCTGCACGCCCACACTTACTCGCTACCGACATGCCCCGAGACAGCGAGGGCATAACTAGATTGGTGGTACAGGGTTACATTCTGCATCGCAGCAGATGATGcgcttcttccccctccgccAAGACATGTTCCCCTCGTTCCCAGTCTCCCCCTCCATACTCTGTTTGCAAACCGCCCCCCTTGTGAGTTTGTCTATCTGACACCGGACCAAACCTCTATAGGCGAATCTCTCAAGATGGAACACACGTAGCGAGGCCTCCCTTCGGTCCCGCCGCTATCCTTCTCAAGAGCTTGCCCGCTAGCCTAGTACTTGTCAGGTAACAGTATAACCCCTTCCAGTCATTTTCTGACATAATGGACGGGGGATGTTTGGGATCAAGACTGGGCCGGGTTTGAGATTCACCAGAAACCATCGCTCCATCACAACCTCGCCTATCAACATCAGACGAACAGACGATCTAGGCGACTCGCGGTTAGCCCGAACCACCAAATATTCATAATCACAAGCTTCTTCGAAGCACACCAAGAAGCATCAACCACTTCTTAGTTGCTTCTGGGCAGGGTAGCATCGTCTGAAAAGGGCCGTCTTCTAGCCCCTGGTCGCCTGCCCACGTTTGACGGCGGATTCCAAATGCGGGGTTCGAAAAAGGAGAAAACACCATGCACGGGATCGTGAgccgttctcggcgtccACCCGCCCCCAGCGTGGTATCGTATCAGTGTGTCCATACACACTGCAGATGGACGGGTTCAGTAGTAAGGGAAGCGAGTCAGGCCTGCTGCACCGAAATGAAGTCCAGGACAGAGGCGTGTAGTGTACGATCCAGATTCGGAAGCTCACTAGACGGGGTCTCCTTTTTCTAATATTTAAGAAGACGTTGATTCCCAGGacaagatggagaagaaagGGAACAGCAGAAGCAGCCAGGCTTATTTTCAAACTAGCCATTCCTTTCTCACAGCCGACTCTCATTCTCAACCTTGACTTCTTTCACAAGACAACTGTAAGTTTTCATCACTTGCTGTGGATGAACCCGCCACCTTCGCAGTCAACTAACACGAcgcagcaacatcaacatgaGCTTCACCAAGCTCATctcggccctcgccctcggcctccccgccgtccaggccgccgtgCCCTCCATCCCCGGCTTCAGCCTCACCTGGAGCGACGACTTCGTCGGCTCCGCCAACAGCCTGCCCAACCCCAACAACTGGATTGTCGACACGGGCACCTCGTACCCCGGCGGCCCCGCCAACTGGGGCACCGGCGAGATCCAGACCTACACCAGCAGTGTCAACAACCTCCGcctcaacggcaacggcgcccTGCAAATCACCGCCCTCAAGAGCGCCTCGGGCGCCTGGACCTCCGCCCGCATCGAGTCCCAGCGCGGCGACTTCGTGGCCCGCCCCGGCGGCCGCATGCGCATCCAGGCCAGCCTCAACctgcccgtcgtcggcagcaACGGCATCGGCTACTGGCCCGCCTTTTGGACCCTCGGCACCGCCTACCGCGGCAACTACTGGTAAGTCATACATCCACGTCGTCCACACGGGTCATCAAAGccccccgtccgtccccATCCCGGGATGGGAAACAAACAGCAACAAAAGCTGTGAAGAGAGTTGTGGGCTGACGAGAACCGACTTTAACACAGGAACTGGCCCTCCATCGGCGAGTTCGACATCATGGAGAACGTCAACG from the Colletotrichum destructivum chromosome 10, complete sequence genome contains:
- a CDS encoding Putative NADH:flavin oxidoreductase/NADH oxidase, aldolase-type TIM barrel, whose product is MSNSAIAKPLTLKCGLTLPNRLTKAAMAENWADKEGLPSKAIHAPYGEWADGGWGLVMTGNVEVDLRYLGQPKDTAYNDKIPYERMLEAWKAWAAVCNRNGTPTIVQVNHPGRQSPLGAGKRGRFEKTIAPSAVPLDLGAGLIPRLLNSLLFGTPREMTVAEIDDVVRRFAQTAKLASDAGFAGIEIHAAHGYLLAQFMSDKINRRTDAYGGSPAARAKIVVDIVRAVRAAVPASFCVGIKFNSVDHQSRDELDACIEQLRLITEAGVDFLEVSGGSYEDPVMATGVADEKKSDRTKAREAFFLEFARAIRRDFPDVPLMVTGGFRSRQGMEAALANNGCDLIGLGRPAVLNPALPKNTILAADVGDDDAKVYARKIEAPWIAQKLGVKAIGAGAESAWYADMIRKLGIVAA
- a CDS encoding Putative metallo-beta-lactamase, ribonuclease Z/Hydroxyacylglutathione hydrolase; its protein translation is MKANIVTLCGLLATWTGLAHAQFQDFFNITTFPNEQRDNVTKWLAEARALAGADLYAYFAHRCILGQVYPELSSASQTAGFVAPREVFDRFYFIGQSAVSAWAYDTGDGLVVFDALNNAAEAEHILIPNLETLGFTGSDIKHLVITHEHFDHYGGARWIQDTFRPATYAAAAAWDALETEADGPIRDQTIAEGDKLTFGGNVTFTFYVTPGHTPGTLSSIFPIYDRGRAHTAGFYGGVGIPSAAAAKDQQIASLNRFADLRVEAGVDTLIANHQTQDRALYHFDLLEHRRADDPEHPFVIGGDAFERYLRVNALCVRVKAARDGQDLQT
- a CDS encoding Putative glycoside hydrolase family 16, concanavalin A-like lectin/glucanase domain superfamily, which produces MSFTKLISALALGLPAVQAAVPSIPGFSLTWSDDFVGSANSLPNPNNWIVDTGTSYPGGPANWGTGEIQTYTSSVNNLRLNGNGALQITALKSASGAWTSARIESQRGDFVARPGGRMRIQASLNLPVVGSNGIGYWPAFWTLGTAYRGNYWNWPSIGEFDIMENVNGIDRVWGVMHCGVNPGGPCKETDGLVGSRQCPNSPCQGNFHTYTLEVDRTQELEAVRWFVDGILFWQVVETDLPADVWNQAVHSPHFILLNLAIGGAFPNNNLGSSTPLASTVSGGTLQAEYIAVYNA